One Urechidicola croceus genomic window, CAAAGTATGGGTAACCGTAACCATAAGCATAAAAGCCTCCTCCGAAATATGGGTAATATCCATTAAAGTATAAATCATAACCATGAAATCCAAAGAATGAATTTCTATAACCCCAATATCTGGAATAAGGTTGGAATCCATATCCAAAACCAATGTTCCAGTAATTGTCGTAGTAAGGATATCCAAAATATCCATAACCACCATAGTTATTTACATTAACTGATATATCATTAGAATAACCCCAAGGCGAATTTGAATGCGTATAACTTAGTGATGTGTTGATGCTGTCATTTTCAACTTCATCATACATTGGTTCATCATATTCATAATTATCAATATCTGTAATTAAATCTTCATTTTGAATATTTCTATATTCTTCTAATTTTTGAGTAAAATAATTATCTTCTTGAACAGGTTGTTCAACGACTACTTCTTCTTCGCTTTCAAACTCACTATAATCGTTAGAAGAAGCGTATATACCATCATCATCGTTGTAAACACTTTGATAAGTGCCACAAGCAGATAAACCTACAAGTGCTACTGCAGAAAGCAGAAAACCTGTGATTTTATTTTTTGATATGTAAAAAAATTTCATAATCCTTTATTTTTTTTATGTTGAACTACTAAAAAGAAGTAGTTTTGTCTAAATTAATATATTAATATGTAAGACACAATTTTTGTGCCAAACTTTTAAGTATGAGTAAGAAATTAACAACACGCGCCGAAGACTATTCAAAATGGTATAATGAACTGGTTGTAAAGGCCGATTTAGCTGAGAATTCAGGCGTTAGAGGGTGTATGGTTATCAAGCCATATGGATATGCAATTTGGGAAAAAATGCAAGCAGAATTGGATAGGATGTTTAAGGAAACTGGGCATGAAAATGCGTATTTCCCCCTTTTTATCCCAAAATCCTATTTTTCTAAAGAAGCAAGTCATGTAGATGGATTTGCAAAGGAATGTGCAGTAGTTACACATTATAGATTGAAGAATGATGAAAATGGAAAAGTTGTTGTTGATGAAACCGCAAAATTGGAAGAAGAATTAATTGTTCGTCCAACTTCAGAGACAATAATTTGGGACACTTATAGAAAGTGGATAGAATCCTACCGTGATCTTCCAATACTTGTGAACCAATGGGCAAATGTTGTTCGTTGGGAAATGAGAACTAGATTGTTTTTAAGAACAGCAGAATTTTTATGGCAAGAAGGTCATACTGCACATGCAACAAAAGCAGAGGCAATTGCTGAATCAAAACAAATGCAAGGTGTTTATGCTGATTTTGCAGAAAACTTTATGGCAATGCCAGTTATTAAAGGAGCAAAATCTGAAAGTGAAAGGTTTGCAGGGGCATTAGACACCTATACAATAGAAGCATTAATGCAAGATGGGAAAGCTCTGCAAGCTGGTACATCTCACTTTTTAGGACAGAATTTTGCTAAAGCCTTTGATGTTAAGTTCACTTCTAAAGAAGGGAAATTAGAATATGTTTGGGCGACTTCATGGGGGGTTTCAACACGATTAATGGGTGCATTAGTGATGACGCATTCTGATGATAAAGGGCTGGTTTTACCACCTAATTTGGCACCAATCCAAGTGGTAATTGTGCCTATACATAGAAACGATGAACAATTAGATGCAATTACAGAAAAAGTTAATGAACTAGCCAAATCATTAAGAAAGAAAGGGATTTCTGTAAAATATGATAATAGAACAACTTATAAACCTGGTTGGAAGTTTGCAGAGTATGAATTGAAAGGTGTTCCATTAAGAATTGCCATGGGGCCACGAGATTTAGAGAATGGAACTTTAGAAATTGCACGTAGAGATATTTTAGAAAAACAAACGATTTCAATTGATGAAACTGTAGTTTATGTAGAAAAAATTTTAGAAGAGATTCAAGATAATTTATATAATAGAGCTTTAGAGTATAGAAATAGCCATATTACAGAAGTTAATTCGTTTGATGAGTTTAAAGAAGTTTTAGAAACAAAGGGTGGATTTATTTCTGCACATTGGGATGGTACTATAGAAACTGAGGATAAAATTAAGGAAATTACAAAGGCAACAATTAGATGTATTCCTAATGATGCTAAAGAAGAAGATGGTAAATGTGTTTTTTCGGGAATGAAATCAAACAGGAGAGTTCTTTTTGCAAAAGCCTATTAATTTGAAAATCAAGTACTATAATTGAATTTGTATTTATTTTGTAATTAATATTATTATTTTAAATAAAATTCTTGCTTTTATAATGGATGATTTTATTATTTTTGCCGAACGTAAATTAGTATTTAAAAAAAAAATAAAAATTTTTTAAAAAAAGTTTTGCAAAGATAAAAATAGTTGTATTTTTGCATCCGCTAAGAATAAGAAAAAGTATTAATGGTCCGTTCGTCTAGGGGTTAGGACGCATGGTTTTCATCCATGTAACAGGGGTTCGATTCCCCTACGGACTACAAGTTTTTAAAACAAAAATTAAAATGGCAAATCACAAGTCGGCATTAAAGAGAATTAGAAGTAATAGAGTGAAGCAGTTGAGAAATAAGTATCAACATAAAACAACGCGTAATGCTGTTAGAGATTTACGTGCTACTACTGATAAGAAAGAAGCAGAGGCATTATTACCTAAGGTTGCTGCTATGCTTGATAAATTAGCGAAAAACAACGTTATTCACAAGAATAAAGCTGGAAACTTAAAATCTAAGTTAGCAAAACAAGTAGCTACTTTGTAATTAATTGTTTTATAAAATTTTATAAAAAGCGTTCTGAAATTTCAGAACGCTTTTTTTTTTTGAATAATTTGTTACTTCTATTTTTGTGTTTTACCATTCATAAGCTCTATTTGCATCTAGTCTTATAAAGATAAATAGCAATAGAGTAAAACCCCACAATGAGGAACCACCATAACTAAAAAAGGGAAGAGGTATCCCGATGGTTGGTAATAATCCCATTACCATACCAACATTTACAGTAAAGTGTATAAAAAATATTGAAGCTATACTATAGCCATAAATTCTGCTAAAAGAAGATTTTTGGCGCTCTGCAACATGTATAATTCGAAGCATTAATGCAATAAAGAGAATAATTACAATGGTACTGCCAATAAAACCCCACTCTTCACCAACTGTGCTGAAAATATAATCAGTGTCTTGCTCAGGCACAAACTTACCTTGCGTTCTATCTCCATCTAAGTATCCCTTTCCATTAAATCCACCAGATGCAATAGTTTTTAATGCCTGAGTTGTATTGTAACCTATTCCTTGTGTATCGGTAGTTTTCCCTAATAATATATTAAATCTATCTCTATGGCGTTGTTGAAATACATTGTTAAAAATATAGTCAATGCTAAATATATAACTACATATAAGAAGTAATATGGCAACTAATTGAAGCCAGTTTCGTTTTAAAATCTGGGTTTTATAAATAAACATATAAATAATAAATAAAACGAATAGTCCAATTACTATAGGTATCATTATTGGGAAGAATAAATAGCTTCCTAATTTTAAGGTGAAAAGAAATATTGCAATGGAAAAGAATCCAATAATAAAATAATATAGTGGTAATCCTTCACGATAAAATACAAAGAAAAAGGCTAAATATACAATACCAGACCCAGGGTCAGGTTGTAAAGTGATTAAAAATGCTGGAAGAAATATTATAAAGAAGGCTTTAATGTGATTTTTAAATGGTCGAAATGTAAATGAAGTATCACTAAGAAGTTTTGCTACAGCCAACGCAGTAAAAGCTTTGGCAAATTCAGAAGGTTGTAGAGTAGAGCTTCCAATTGCGTACCAAGATGTTGCTCCGTTAATATTTTTACCAAAAACGAAAAGGCCAACTAATGAAAGTAAAGATACAATATAAAAAATTGAGGAAAAACGTTCGTAAAATCTTGTTTCTATAAACAAAACTATTGTAATGAGTGGAATTGTGAGCCCAATCCAAATTATTTGTTTTCCATAAACTGCCCCAAAATCTAAAATTTCATAATGATTTTCTGATGTGGATGCGGCATAAATATTTAGCCATCCAAGAAAAACTAAAATGATAAAAAGTGATACAAGCCATAAATCAACTCCAGCAAATATATTATTTTTCTCCCTCTGCAATGTATAGTAGTTCGTTTAGTTGTTTGTCATATTCATCTTGAAGGCTGCCGTTAAACATTCTGTCTTCAAGATACTTTCTACTCGTTTCACCATTTAAATATTTTTCAATCATTAGTGTTGCTATTGGTCCAGCCCACCTTGAACCCCAATACCCATTTTCTACAAAAACTGCAAGGGCAATTTTTGGGTTATCTTTTGGTGCAAAAGCAATAAAAATAGAATGATCTGTCAATTTTACTCTTTTACCATTTATAACAGAGTAATTTTCAGCAGTACCTGTTTTACCGCATATTTCTATTCCTTTAACTCTAGAAGAATGCGCTGTACCTTTAGGGTTCTCAAAAACATCAAATAAACCTTGAATTATAGGTTCAAAATATTCTTTGTCTATGGTTGTATAATGTCTTGTTTTAAATTTAGAATCAATAGTATCACCTTGAATTTCTTTAACTATATGTGGAGTATAATAAAATCCTCTATTAGCAATTGCTGCCGTCATATTAGCTAATTGAATTGGTGAGGTAAGTACTTCTCCTTGACCAATTGCATTGGATAGCGTGTAAGTAGACGTCCAGTTTTTTGCTGGATACCAACGATCATAGTAATCTGCATCAGGAATGAGCCCCTTTTGTCCAATTGGTAAATCATATCCTAAAAAATTCCCTAAGCCAAAACTTTCAATATGTTTATTCCAATTATTCATTCCTTCTCTTGGGGTATCATATTTGTCCATTAAAAGCCTATATGTATTGGCAAAATACGCATTACATGAAGTATAAATCCCAAAATTAAGTTGAACTCTACTTGCGTGTGCATGACATCCCATAAAGCCATTTTTTCCATATCTATAACCATGATGACAAGTAAAAGCAGTAGTTTCATCTATTACTCCTTCTTGAAGTCCTACCAGTCCTGTAAGTATTTTAAATGGTGATCCAGGAGGATATGCACCTTTTAAACCTCTATCATACATTGGTTTGTTTATTGTGTCTCCAAATAATCGAACCGAATTTTTAGAACGAATCCTTCCAACCATAAGGTTTGGGTCGTAACTTGGTGCAGTCACTAAAGATAATATCTCTCCACTTGAAGGTTCAATAGCAACAATTCCTCCGCGTTTATTAGTCATTAACTTTTCACCATATTGTTGTAAAACTGCATCTAGTGATAGTGTCAAATCTTTACCCGGAATTGCTAGAGAATCGTAAATTCCATTTTTAAAGGGACCAATTTCTTTATTAAACCTATCTTTTTGAATTCTTTTTACGCCTTTGATTCCTCTAAGTGTATTTTCGTATGTTTTTTCAACGCCATGAAAACCAATTAATTCTCCTTGCTGATAATATCCGTTTTTTTCAATATGATTTTCATTTACTTCACTAATATAACCTAAAACATTTGCTGCACTTTTGAGTGGATAATTTCTAATTGATCGCTTTTGAATATAAAAACCTTTGTATTTAAATAATTTTTCTTGTAAATAGGCATAATCCTCTTTAGAAACGTGTCCTAGAAATACAGATGGTAGTCTAGGCGAATATATTTTGGCTCTATGGTATTGTTTTAAAAAATTTTCTTTGTCAATTTTCAACAAATTACAGAACTCAATTGTATCTAATGGTTTCACCTCATTTGGAATAATCATGACATCGTATGATTGTTGATTGGCAACTAATAATTTCCCATTTCGATCATATATATATCCTCTTTCAGGATAATCATAAACACTTTTAATTGATGCATTGTTAAGTTGTGATGTTTTATATGGATTATCTAATATTTGCAAATAAAATAGCCTACCAACAAATGTTAGTCCTACGAATAGAATAAGTACATATAATAATCCTCCTTTTTGCATTTTATCTCTTTTTGGTAAATAGTATAATACCTATAAAAATAATTGAAACTGTAAAAATAGTTGAAAGTAAAGTTTTAGTAATTATACTTCCGAATGCATTCATACTAAAATATTCAAAACTAAAAAGTATAAAGTGATGAATAAATGTTAGTAATACAATATAAGTAAATGATTTTCCAAAAGCAAGAGAGCGAATGTTAAATAATTGATAATCAAAATCTGATTTGTTTAAGATTTTTGAGAGTATTGGAAGTCTAATAAAAGCAATAAATAAAGTTGCTGCAGCATTTATTCCTCCTGAATTTGAAAAAAAATCAACACACAAACCAAGTAAAAAACTTAAAAATAAAAATGCTCCTTTTTCTTTTTGAATAGGGTAAAAGAAGACAAATACGATATAAACATATGGATTAATATATTCATATAAATTTATATTGTTAAATATTAAAACTTGTAAAAGTATTAATACAAAGAATCGGACACTATTTTGAATGATAGTATTATTCATTGTTTGATTCTTCTAATTGTTGAATTTCTTCCTTATGTAAATTGGTAATTATGTTGACATTACTTAGTGAGCTCATATCATTAAATAAATTAATGTTTATGGTTTTAAAAGTAGTATTAGTTTTCTCAAAATCTTTTATTGTGCCCACCATTATACCTTCAGGGAAAATTGTAGATTTTCCACCAGTTATTACCGTATCTCCAACTTTAATTATTGCTTGCCTTGGTAGGTCTAAAAGTTGAAGAGTTCGATAATCTTTTCCATCCCATGAAAGCGTTCCAAAATGATCATTATTTTTTAGTTTTACATTTATTTGAGAATATTTATTTAATACTGAAATAACTGTTGCATAATTTTTAGAAACACTTTTTGTAACACCTACAATTCCTTTACTGTTTACAACACCCATTTCTGGATATACACCATCTTTTAATCCTTTGTTGATTAACAAGTAATTATTTCTGCTAGAATAATTATTGTTATATATTTTTGCTGAAGAAAATTGATATCTTCTAAAAAAATTGGAAGTATCTATTGAAATTTTTGAAATGGAATCTTGACCAAAAGACTCTAATGAAATTAAATTTTTTAATTGAGTATTCTCTTCTAATAGTCTTTTGTTTTCTTCTTTAAGATTAAAGAACTCTCCTATTGAATTGGCTTTTTTATATATACCCCCAGTTATATTATTTGCTGAATTTATAAATTTGCTTTTGTGATAAGAATGACTCTGAACTGTAAAAAAAAACGCTATAAATTCTAGCAACAAAAAAAGAATAAAGTATCGGTATCTCGCTAGAAATCTAAAAATTTGTTGCATAAATCAATTTGTAGAATTTACTATTTCATTAGAACATTTTTATATTTTTCAATATCTTTTAAAGTAATTCCAGTTCCTCTAACTACTGCTCTTAGTGGATCTTCAGCAACATAAACAGGTAAATCTGTTTTACGAGATAAACGTTTGTCTAGACCACGTAGCATTGAGCCCCCACCAGCAAGATAAATTCCTGTGTTGTAAATATCTGCTGCTAATTCTGGAGGTGTTTGAGATAAAGTTTCCATAACAGCATCTTCAATTCTTAAAATAGATTTGTCTAATGCTTTTGCAATTTCTCTAAAAGAAACCTGAACTTGTTTTGGTTTACCACTTAATAAATCACGTCCTTGAACAAGTATGTCTTCAGGTGGATTATCTAAATCTTCAGTTGCAGCACCAATTTCTAGTTTTATTTTTTCTGCAGTACGTTCTCCAACATATAAGTTGTGTTGAGTACGCATGTAATAAGCAATATCATTTGTAAAAACATCACCAGCAACTTTAACAGATTTATCACATACAATTCCTCCAAGAGCAATTACTGCAATTTCAGTTGTTCCACCACCTATATCAATAATCATATTCCCTTTAGGTTGTGTGATATCAATTCCAATACCAATGGCTGCGGCCATTGGTTCATGGATTAAATATATTTCTTTGGCATTCATGTGCTCCGCTGAATCTCTTACTGCTCGTTTTTCAACTTCAGTAATTCCAGAAGGAATACATATTACCATTCTAAGCGAAGGTGTCCAAAATTTCTTTTTTATTGTAGGGATATTTTTGATGAACTCTTTAATCATCTGTTCAGATGCTTCGAAATCAGCAATTACGCCATCCTTTAATGGTCTAATTGTTTTGATATTCTCATGAGTTTTACCTTGCATTAAACTGGCTTTTTTTCCAGTTGCAATGATTTTTCCTGTAGTTCTATCACGAGCAACAATAGAAGGCTCGTCAACAATTACTTTTCCATCGTGGATAATAAGAGTATTGGCAGTTCCTAAGTCAATTGCAATGTCTTCAGTCATGAAGTCAAAAAATCCCATATATTTTGTTGGTTTTTTGGAGTTAATTCACAAATGTAATAAAATTAATGTTTAAAATGACGTGTTCCTGTCATTACCATTGATAAATTATTTTGGTTACAATAATCAATAGATAATTGGTCTTTAATTGAACCTCCAGGTTGTATCACTGCTGTAATTCCAGCATTATCAGCAATTTCAACACAATCAGGAAAAGGGAAGAAAGCATCACTTGCCATAACTGAACCTTTTAAATTAAAGTTGAAATGATTAGCTTTTGCTACTGCTTGATTTAATGCGTCAACACGACTTGTTTGACCTGTTCCACTAGCACATAATTGCTTGTTTTTTACCAATACAATAGTATTTGATTTTGTGTGTTTGCAAATTTTTGATGCGAAAATTAAATCA contains:
- the rpsT gene encoding 30S ribosomal protein S20, with amino-acid sequence MANHKSALKRIRSNRVKQLRNKYQHKTTRNAVRDLRATTDKKEAEALLPKVAAMLDKLAKNNVIHKNKAGNLKSKLAKQVATL
- the mrdA gene encoding penicillin-binding protein 2, yielding MQKGGLLYVLILFVGLTFVGRLFYLQILDNPYKTSQLNNASIKSVYDYPERGYIYDRNGKLLVANQQSYDVMIIPNEVKPLDTIEFCNLLKIDKENFLKQYHRAKIYSPRLPSVFLGHVSKEDYAYLQEKLFKYKGFYIQKRSIRNYPLKSAANVLGYISEVNENHIEKNGYYQQGELIGFHGVEKTYENTLRGIKGVKRIQKDRFNKEIGPFKNGIYDSLAIPGKDLTLSLDAVLQQYGEKLMTNKRGGIVAIEPSSGEILSLVTAPSYDPNLMVGRIRSKNSVRLFGDTINKPMYDRGLKGAYPPGSPFKILTGLVGLQEGVIDETTAFTCHHGYRYGKNGFMGCHAHASRVQLNFGIYTSCNAYFANTYRLLMDKYDTPREGMNNWNKHIESFGLGNFLGYDLPIGQKGLIPDADYYDRWYPAKNWTSTYTLSNAIGQGEVLTSPIQLANMTAAIANRGFYYTPHIVKEIQGDTIDSKFKTRHYTTIDKEYFEPIIQGLFDVFENPKGTAHSSRVKGIEICGKTGTAENYSVINGKRVKLTDHSIFIAFAPKDNPKIALAVFVENGYWGSRWAGPIATLMIEKYLNGETSRKYLEDRMFNGSLQDEYDKQLNELLYIAEGEK
- the proS gene encoding proline--tRNA ligase, with product MSKKLTTRAEDYSKWYNELVVKADLAENSGVRGCMVIKPYGYAIWEKMQAELDRMFKETGHENAYFPLFIPKSYFSKEASHVDGFAKECAVVTHYRLKNDENGKVVVDETAKLEEELIVRPTSETIIWDTYRKWIESYRDLPILVNQWANVVRWEMRTRLFLRTAEFLWQEGHTAHATKAEAIAESKQMQGVYADFAENFMAMPVIKGAKSESERFAGALDTYTIEALMQDGKALQAGTSHFLGQNFAKAFDVKFTSKEGKLEYVWATSWGVSTRLMGALVMTHSDDKGLVLPPNLAPIQVVIVPIHRNDEQLDAITEKVNELAKSLRKKGISVKYDNRTTYKPGWKFAEYELKGVPLRIAMGPRDLENGTLEIARRDILEKQTISIDETVVYVEKILEEIQDNLYNRALEYRNSHITEVNSFDEFKEVLETKGGFISAHWDGTIETEDKIKEITKATIRCIPNDAKEEDGKCVFSGMKSNRRVLFAKAY
- the rodA gene encoding rod shape-determining protein RodA, giving the protein MQREKNNIFAGVDLWLVSLFIILVFLGWLNIYAASTSENHYEILDFGAVYGKQIIWIGLTIPLITIVLFIETRFYERFSSIFYIVSLLSLVGLFVFGKNINGATSWYAIGSSTLQPSEFAKAFTALAVAKLLSDTSFTFRPFKNHIKAFFIIFLPAFLITLQPDPGSGIVYLAFFFVFYREGLPLYYFIIGFFSIAIFLFTLKLGSYLFFPIMIPIVIGLFVLFIIYMFIYKTQILKRNWLQLVAILLLICSYIFSIDYIFNNVFQQRHRDRFNILLGKTTDTQGIGYNTTQALKTIASGGFNGKGYLDGDRTQGKFVPEQDTDYIFSTVGEEWGFIGSTIVIILFIALMLRIIHVAERQKSSFSRIYGYSIASIFFIHFTVNVGMVMGLLPTIGIPLPFFSYGGSSLWGFTLLLFIFIRLDANRAYEW
- the mreD gene encoding rod shape-determining protein MreD produces the protein MNNTIIQNSVRFFVLILLQVLIFNNINLYEYINPYVYIVFVFFYPIQKEKGAFLFLSFLLGLCVDFFSNSGGINAAATLFIAFIRLPILSKILNKSDFDYQLFNIRSLAFGKSFTYIVLLTFIHHFILFSFEYFSMNAFGSIITKTLLSTIFTVSIIFIGIILFTKKR
- a CDS encoding rod shape-determining protein, with the translated sequence MGFFDFMTEDIAIDLGTANTLIIHDGKVIVDEPSIVARDRTTGKIIATGKKASLMQGKTHENIKTIRPLKDGVIADFEASEQMIKEFIKNIPTIKKKFWTPSLRMVICIPSGITEVEKRAVRDSAEHMNAKEIYLIHEPMAAAIGIGIDITQPKGNMIIDIGGGTTEIAVIALGGIVCDKSVKVAGDVFTNDIAYYMRTQHNLYVGERTAEKIKLEIGAATEDLDNPPEDILVQGRDLLSGKPKQVQVSFREIAKALDKSILRIEDAVMETLSQTPPELAADIYNTGIYLAGGGSMLRGLDKRLSRKTDLPVYVAEDPLRAVVRGTGITLKDIEKYKNVLMK
- the mreC gene encoding rod shape-determining protein MreC — protein: MLEFIAFFFTVQSHSYHKSKFINSANNITGGIYKKANSIGEFFNLKEENKRLLEENTQLKNLISLESFGQDSISKISIDTSNFFRRYQFSSAKIYNNNYSSRNNYLLINKGLKDGVYPEMGVVNSKGIVGVTKSVSKNYATVISVLNKYSQINVKLKNNDHFGTLSWDGKDYRTLQLLDLPRQAIIKVGDTVITGGKSTIFPEGIMVGTIKDFEKTNTTFKTININLFNDMSSLSNVNIITNLHKEEIQQLEESNNE